One window of Arvicola amphibius chromosome 6, mArvAmp1.2, whole genome shotgun sequence genomic DNA carries:
- the LOC119817048 gene encoding LOW QUALITY PROTEIN: interferon alpha-12-like (The sequence of the model RefSeq protein was modified relative to this genomic sequence to represent the inferred CDS: inserted 1 base in 1 codon): protein MPRLCAFLXALVLMSYWTTCSLGCDLPQTHNLRNKEALTLLAQMRRLSPLSCLKDRKDFAFPLEKVDAQQIQKAQAIPVLQELTQQVLILFSSKDSSAAWETILLDTFCTGLHQQLKDLQACVMQQVGVQEPALSQEDSMVAVRKYFHRITVYLREKKHSPCAWEVVRAEVWRALSSSAKLLARLSEDKE from the exons ATGCCTAGGCTCTGTGCTTTCC TGGCCCTGGTGCTGATGAGCTACTGGACTACCTGCTCTCtgggatgtgacctgcctcagaCTCATAACCTCAGGAACAAGGAAGCCTTGACACTCCTGGCACAAATGAGGagactctcccctctctcctgcctgaaggacagaaaggactttGCATTCCCTCTGGAGAAGGTGGATGCCCAGCAGATCCAGAAGGCTCAAGCCATCCCTGTCCTGCAGGAGCTGACCCAGCAGGTACTGATCCTCTTCAGCTCAAAGGACTCATCTGCTGCTTGGGAGACAATCCTCCTAGACACATTCTGCactggcctccaccagcagctCAAGGACCTGCAGGCCTGTGTGATGCAGCAGGTGGGAGTGCAGGAACCTGCCCTGAGCCAGGAAGACTCCATGGTGGCTGTGAGGAAATACTTCCACAGGATCACTGTCTacctgagagagaagaaacacagcccCTGTGCCTGGGAGGTGGTCAGAGCAGAAGTCTGGAGAGCCCTGTCTTCCTCAGCCAAGTTGCTGGCAAGATTGAGTGAGGACAAGGAGTAA
- the LOC119817057 gene encoding interferon alpha-12-like — protein sequence MPRLCAFLMALVLMSYWSTYSLGCDLPQTHNLRNKGALTLLAQMRRLSPLSCLKDRKDFAFPLEKVDVQQIQKARAIPVLQELTQQVLILFSSENSSAAWETILLDTFCTGLHQQLRDLQACVMQQVGVQEPPLSQEDSMVAVRKYFHRITVYLREKKHSPCAWEVVRAEVWRALSSSAKLMARLSEDKE from the coding sequence ATGCCTAGGCTCTGTGCTTTCCTGATGGCCCTGGTGCTGATGAGCTACTGGTCAACCTACTCTTtgggatgtgacctgcctcagaCTCATAACCTCAGAAACAAGGGAGCCTTGACACTCCTGGCACAAATGAGGagactctcccctctctcctgcctcaaggACAGAAAGGACTTTGCATTCCCTCTGGAGAAGGTGGATGTCCAGCAGATCCAGAAGGCTCGAGCCATCCCTGTCCTGCAGGAGCTGACCCAGCAGGTACTGATCCTCTTCAGCTCAGAGAACTCATCTGCTGCTTGGGAGACAATCCTCCTAGACACATTCTGCactggcctccaccagcagctcagggacctgcaggcCTGTGTGATGCAGCAGGTGGGGGTGCAGGAACCTCCCCTGAGCCAGGAAGACTCCATGGTGGCTGTGAGGAAATACTTCCACAGGATCACTGTCTacctgagagagaagaaacacagcccCTGTGCCTGGGAGGTGGTCAGAGCAGAAGTCTGGAGAGCCCTGTCTTCCTCAGCCAAGTTGATGGCAAGACTGAGTGAGGACAAGGAGTAA